Proteins encoded within one genomic window of Calonectris borealis chromosome 1, bCalBor7.hap1.2, whole genome shotgun sequence:
- the LRIG3 gene encoding leucine-rich repeats and immunoglobulin-like domains protein 3 produces the protein MPHRPRVAPAALLALLLLPLPPPLLGGRAAAARCPAPCRCAGHLVACSRLELSRLPERLPRGAVQLDLSHNKLSSIKTSLLDHLHSLQEVKLNNNELEIIPDLGPVSANITLLSLTSNKIANILSEHLKPFQSLETLDLSNNNISELKISSFPSLQLKYLYINGNRITSMEPGTFDNLSTTLQVLKLNRNKISAIPQKMFKLSHLQHLELNRNKIKKIDGLTFQGLPALKSLKLQRNGVTRLMDGAFWGLTNMEVLQLDHNNLTEVTKGWLYGLLMLQQLHLSQNAISRISPDAWEFCQKLSELDLTFNHLARLDDSSFVGLSVLVGLYIGNNKVNYIADCAFRGLSSLQTLDLKNNEISWTIEDMNGAFSGLDKLRKLILQGNRIRSITKKAFSGLDGLEHLDLSNNAIMSVQGNAFSQMKKLKELHLNTSSLLCDCQLKWLPQWMSENNFQSFVNASCAHPQLLKGRSIFAVSLDGFVCDDFPKPQITVQPETQSAIKGSNLSFVCSAASSSDSPMTFAWKKDNELLQDAEMENYAHLRAQGGEVMEYTTILRLRNVEFSNEGKYQCVISNHFGSSYSVKAKLTVNMLPSFTKIPMDLTIRAGAMARLECAAVGHPVPQIAWQKDGGTDFPAARKRRMHVMPEDDVFFIVDVKIEDTGVYSCTAQNTAGSISANATLTVLETPSFLRPLLDRTVTKGETAVLQCIAGGSPPPRLNWTKDDSPLVVTERHFFAAGNQLLIIVDTDVEDAGKYTCEMSNTLGTERGNIRLNVIPTPTCDSPQNIAPSLDDDGWATVGIVIIAVVCCVVGTSLVWVVIIYHTRRRNEDCSITNTDETNLPADIPSYLSSQGTLAERQDGYGSSENGSHHQFLTSSVGGYFLQQRDSNGICHLDNSSETDLEGVADPFLCHYLGTSGTLYLKGNTYGSEAFEAYSASCSSDQRTACLDPYESGYLKKKECYQYSPPLEDPFDQCVGIIGMQATSSKLINSIYTQNEGTGLKSKSLNSDTFDLNRSLEPSSIISNSTFMGTFGKPLWRPQLDSLSSCRQPANCQPKTSHNNPHASLDFDAEADEDGKERTVSRGENSIYTYKQSFKNFRTSTFQSCDLDT, from the exons GGACTTAAGTCACAACAAATTATCTTCAATCAAGACCAGTCTCTTGGATCACCTTCACAGTCTTCAGGAAGT GAAGTTGAACAACAATGAACTGGAGATCATTCCAGATCTGGGGCCAGTCTCTGCAAATATAACTCTTCTATCTTT GACCAGTAATAAGATTGCCAACATCTTGTCTGAACATCTGAAGCCGTTTCAGAGTCTAGAAACTTTGGACTTGAGCAACAACAACATATCAGAGCTAAAAATATCATCATTTCCATCGTTACAGCTCAAGTATCT GTACATTAACGGTAACCGAATAACCTCCATGGAGCCTGGTACCTTTGACAATTTGTCTACCACACTTCAAGTATTGAAACTGAACAGGAACAAAATTTCAGCAATCCCTCAAAAGATGTTTAAACTCTCCCATCTGCAGCACCT GGAACTGAATcgcaacaaaattaaaaaaatagatgggCTTACTTTCCAAGGACTTCCAGCTTTGAAATCATTAAAACTGCAGAGAAACGGGGTTACTAGGCTCATGGATGGTGCTTTCTGGGGATTGACCAACATGGAAGTCTT gcAGCTGGACCATAACAACTTAACAGAGGTAACCAAAGGCTGGCTTTATGGCTTGCTGATGCTGCAGcaactccatctcagccaaaatGCCATCAGCAGGATCAGTCCTGATGCCTGGGAATTTTGCCAAAAACTCAGTGAGCT AGATTTGACGTTCAATCACTTAGCAAGGTTAGATGATTCAAGCTTCGTTGGTTTAAGTGTGCTGGTTGGACTGTACATTGGAAACAACAAAGTAAATTACATTGCCGATTGTGCCTTCCGGGGACTTTCCAGTCTACAGACTTT GGAtctgaaaaacaatgaaatatcATGGACTATTGAAGATATGAATGGTGCCTTCTCTGGCCTAGATAAACTTAGGAAGCT GATACTCCAAGGAAACAGGATTAGATCCATtacaaagaaagcattttctggtTTGGATGGACTTGAACACCT agatcTAAGTAACAATGCAATTATGTCAGTTCaaggaaatgcattttcacaAATGAAGAAACTCAAAGAATT GCACTTGAACACGTCGAGTCTCTTGTGTGACTGCCAGTTAAAATGGCTGCCACAATGGATGTCAGAGAACAACTTTCAGAGCTTTGTAAATGCCAGTTGTGCCCATCCTCAGCTGCTAAAAGGGAGAAGTATTTTTGCTGTCAGCCTGGATGGGTTTGTCTGTG ATGATTTTCCTAAACCACAGATCACTGTCCAGCCAGAAACCCAGTCAGCAATCAAAGGCTCCAATTTGAGTTTTGTATgttcagcagccagcagcagtgaTTCCCCAATGACTTTTGCATGGAAGAAAGACAATGAATTACTGCAAGATGCTGAAATGGAGAATTACGCACACCTCCGGGCACAGGGCGGTGAAGTGATGGAGTACACTACAATCCTTCGACTGCGCAATGTTGAATTCAGCAATGAAGGGAAATACCAGTGTGTTATTTCAAATCATTTTGGTTCATCCTACTCTGTCAAAGCCAAACTTACAGTAAACA TGCTGCCTTCATTTACGAAGATCCCCATGGACTTAACCATTCGTGCTGGGGCAATGGCACGTTTGGAATGTGCTGCAGTTGGGCATCCTGTCCCACAGATTGCTTGGCAGAAAGATGGTGGGACAGATTTTCCTGCAGCACGCAAGAGGCGCATGCATGTTATGCCTGAAGATGACGTATTCTTTATTGTTGATGTAAAGATCGAGGACACAGGTGTTTATAGCTGTACAGCTCAAAACACTGCTGGAAGCATTTCAGCTAACGCAACGTTAACAGTACTAG aaacacCATCATTTTTGCGGCCTTTGCTGGATCGAACTGTAACAAAAGGAGAAACTGCAGTCTTGCAGTGTATTGCTGGTGGTAGCCCTCCACCCCGACTGAACTGGACTAAGGATGACAGCCCTCTCGTGGTAACAGAGAGACATTTCTTTGCTGCAGGCAATCAGTTACTAATTATTGTGGATACAGATGTAGAAGATGCTGGGAAATACACTTGTGAAATGTCTAATACGCTTGGAACGGAACGAGGCAACATCCGTCTTAATGTAATTCCTACTCCCACCTGCGATTCTCCTCAAAACATTGCCCCATCACTTGATGATGATGGATGGGCCACAGTTGGCATTGTGATCATAGCTGTGGTTTGCTGTGTGGTGGGCACTTCCTTGGTGTGGGTGGTCATCATCTACCACACCAGAAGGAGAAATGAAGATTGCAGCATCACAAATACAG ATGAAACAAATTTGCCTGCTGACATTCCAAGTTACCTATCATCCCAGGGGACACTGGCTGAAAGGCAGGACGGATACGGTTCATCTGAAAATGGCAGTCATCATCAGTTCCTCACGTCTTCTGTGGGAGGGTATTTCTTGCAGCAGAGGGACAGTAATG gcatttgCCATCTAGACAACAGCAGTGAAACAGACTTGGAGGGTGTTGCGGATCCGTTCCTATGCCACTATCTGGGGACTTCAGGGACTttgtatttaaaaggaaacacaTATGGCTCTGAGGCCTTTGAAGCATACAGTGCAA gtTGCAGCTCTGACCAAAGAACAGCATGCTTGGACCCTTATGAGAGtggatatttaaagaaaaaggaatgctaTCAATACTCACCTCCACTGGAAGATCCCTTTGACCAGTGTGTTGGCATTATTGGGATGCAGGCTACAAGTAGCAAATTGATTAACTCCATTTATACTCAAAATGAAGGAACTGGACTAAAAAGCAAAAGTCTGAACTCAGACACATTTGATTTAAACAGAAGTTTGGAACCCTCATCTATTATCAGTAACAGCACTTTCATGG GAACATTTGGAAAGCCTTTATGGAGGCCTCAGCTGGACTCTCTTTCCAGTTGTAGACAGCCAGCAAATTGCCAGCCAAAAACCTCCCATAACAATCCTCATGCCTCACTGGACTTTGATGCAGAGGCAGATGAAGATGGAAAAGAAAGGACAGTTTCTAGAGGAGAAAATAGCATTTATACTTACAAACAGTCCTTTAAAAACTTTAGGACTTCTACTTTCCAATCCTGTGATTTGGATACATAG